The DNA segment ggattgatcctagacaaaCGATGCATCAGGTAAATGCTTTATTAAATATGAAGTGCTGCATTACATTCTGCCCCAAAAGAGAACTAACTGATTTAAATTAATGACGTCACTGTTGAAATACTGATGGATATATTTACCGAGAGGGTCATCAGCCTTTCTCACTTTCTCCCATTCCTCCTGTCTCTGACGTTTTTTCTCATCAATTTCACCCTGACTTTCAAAGTTCTTCAGTGTTACCTTGGAAACATTTTGTCCACCAAAACTCATTTTATGGTTCAATGAATGAAAACTGCTTGTGTAAATTTGTCTGAAACAGAAAAacctaaaatatattaataaataggcTGACCTGgcacaagttaaagtttgttttggttaacaacaccactagagcacattgatttattaatcattgtctattggatgtcaaacatttggtaatttttacatttagtcttagagacgaaacccactacttttttccaatagtagcaagggatcttttatatgcaccatcccacacagacaggatatcacatataatggcctttgatataccagttgtggtgcactgactggaacaagaaatagcccaataggcccaaaGACTGGCCGTGCATTAAGTGACAAATGGGTTGCATCCCAGCTCcatgcccgagtactctgactgtaagagagctagacggacatttggatataaatatgctcttattacagtcagagaccaagctatgtatttttttggcaattgccgacaaccaaaaagttgtcaaagatttccgctctaataccacaacaatcttatgtttgatgtcatatttctcagcagaattctaagttcgccgacctatatcatgacgttgcgtcacatgatcgcccactcagccattccatCTTCCAtgggccgtctcaaaacgacaaatgtccgtctagctctcttacagtcaagagtactcgggctaccagGCTCACTATCTGGCACATgtataaatacttatcataaatagttagggttagtgacagtgcaaGATGGAATTCTTTcctggtgttttttttacaggctctcgtttagtattctctaagCATACGTATCTAATCTTATAATCATATGGTCAATTGTAAAACGTAAATAGGCGATGTCCGGAATTAGGGAGGCTATAATAATACACTTGCATTTACGGTGTCGTGGCAAACCAGTTATGCTCGACCACTATACGTATGAGCTAGCTGATGTATATTATTGACATTACCATGCAAGTATAGGCCttttacaaataaattacataaaaagaaaacagcatataataaacaaaaaactttaaaacaaaataacaaccagtTCACTCGACAAGATTTGTCTTCCGTTGCGCAAACACTATCAGATTAATATGAGAATAGTCCGTCACAACGTGTACCAGTTTATTGCACTGCTAATTCTACGTAGATTACTTCCGTGTTACCAAGATTTTactatttagttttattaaataaaagtcGATGGCAGATTCAGAGAATCAGCAACAAAAAGAAGATGTTGCGGCATCAGACGATCATCGTATTTTAGAAAACGGTAAAAACAAGACGAACATTTACTGTCAACATTGTCCTAGTTTAGTGCTGTCAATAAACCAGGCGAAAAAGGTTGAGACTGAGGTGAGTCCATGGCTACTTTCTCAATTTCGGTTTCTCAATTGATCAGTGAATCTCACTGTCACATTGGGTAGGGGATAGTGTTgagaatcggttggaatttcatcatcagtcatcggttataatcagtTTGCATGTGCCAATCAGTCAACTTTGGATTACACATCAGTTAGAAGTATATCATTATATGAACCTAATAAGCCTTATAAGGGTTTGAATTGTAATGATCACACACCTATTGTgttcaggggcgggatgtagccctgtggtaaagtgctcacttgatgcacggtcagtttgtgatcgattcccatcagtgggcccattgtgctatttctcgttccaggtagtgcaccacgactggtatatcaaaggctgtggtatgtgctatcctgtctgtggcatgatgaatttaaaagatcccttgctactaattgaaatattgtagcgggttttctctctatgacagtgtcataatgaccatatgtttgacatccagtagtcgatgattaataaatcaatgtgctctagtggtgttgttaaacaaaaacaaactttaactattgtGTTCAATGGGATTAACCCTACATCTTGCTAATTTTACCTTAAGTTTAATACCGGTATcctttttctttatgtacatgtaaacaccaACACCagcatatttataattaattccatcatctaaactgaaGGTACAAGCACATGTAGTTAACATTTTCACACACAATCAATTTATTGGAttttataattgatcatcacaTCGGGAGAGCCAAgccaatcaatttttaatttattatattcgATTATTGGTAAGCAACATCACTAGTATGGGAGGAGAaacttccctctatttagcaaatttaaaatgttgggCAAATTCTTTATGTTGtagttggaagatttattttgttaataatgatgcaagtacttcaatcgggatttagggagtatggtaggttatacatttttggtttgtgtatcCATTTGTTCCACTATTTTGGTTGAGAaatggttgaaacatggtgccacaagttatGAATGCCAGCTATATATAGGATATCTAACAATATTTGGatgtagaaagaaccacactttcttcATCCCTTCAAACTAGCTGCCTACCAACTCTTTATGGTGGTTGGTCAACTACCACCAATCTGAATCTGTGTACCGGTAATCAACTCACCCAACAAAAATTACCAACTCGCCGCATTGCTTTGTCAGCTTGCAACAATGATGGGTCATCTTGCCCTTTGCCTGTGTAGCTCATGTGCAGTCTTTCCTGCTTAGTTTAACATCAGTAGAGTCTTTTAATAACTTACTTTTAATTGTGATGTTCATAGTCTTCTGAGAAATGTGCCATATAATATTTTTTCCAGATAAGATTTGAAAACTTAAGCAAGACACTACATGTAACTTTTAGACAGAAATATATAATGTACCGGTAGCATTACTGAAAAATGTGTCAGGGGATTAACAATGCTTGACTGGTCACAGCACACGGTGCGACATGcgtcactttaaaaaacaatagcCTAATTTAAGGGTGtatctgaagaatgtcaacattagacatgtatttaatctcttcacaacagaaactggcatgagtattaacatttgttggttgattttgataatttttaacattatttcatcaaatcaatTGTACATTACAGTATGCATGCACAGAAATCATTTCCTGTCAATAGGCCAGTTCACGATTACTCAAGGATACAGTGACTCTGATgctaaagtaaaaaaaacactgtCCGACATATGGCGACAAGGTgccaagtgagctatgacaCTAAACAAGTCGGGGTCTTGACTGGTGAACTTGTGTGATTTCGTTTTTTGAAATCTGATTAGATCCAGAATATTATTGTGACTTTGTCTTCTCaatactgctaataactcggtgaCTTGATCAGATAATGCCTGGTAATGTCTCAAACTATAATGTGAGACCATCCTAATCatcacttttttgttttttggtactAATAATAAGTACAACCTGCTTAGTTCATGCATACACATTTTTCCtacatttcagtttgttttgccGCACATGTTCAAGAAGAGAGTGGAAAGTGAACCAGACGAGGGCGAGACTCTGAGAGACTATTGGATGGTGGAAGACATGTTCACGTTCGACAATGTCGGCTTCACGAACAGTGTGGGAACAATCAAGTACTTAATATGTGCTGACTGCGAAATTGGACCAATCGGCTGGCATGACTCCACCAACAAAAAGAGATTCTATATAGCCCTGGACCGAGTTAAACATCAGTGATTTTATATATGATGTACGTGTAGGCGAATAATGGAATATTGGTAGCAGACTTTTAGTTTGAAATGAAGTAAAATAACAGAGGGATGGAAATACAAAGCATTTTATAGTTTTTAAGGGATCCAAAATTGTGTTTAGTaagattttatattaaaacttaCACACACGTGCATACACATGCATgaacgtatacacacacacacatgaatgcatacacgcacacacacattcacgcacacatacacatatcaaCAAAACCCAACTATGTAAGTAGCACAAGTAGCAGAACATACCAGTAGCAGAAGGGGCCAATTGCATTAAATCACATTCAATGAGGGGGAGGGGTAGCATAATcatcaagtttgttttatttaacaacaccactagagcacattgattcattgatcatcggctaattgggatgtcaaacatttggtaattgtgacatgtagtcttttgagagaaaacctgcaacatttttccattagtaggaagatctcttttttttaatgcaccattccacagacaggatagcagataccacatcctttgatatactagtcatggagcactggctggagagagaaatagctactgatggtgatcgatcccagaccaactgcacatcaagcaagcgctttacaaCCGGGCCACATCTCGACCACTAGTTTAAAATAGGGGAAAATCTTAATTGCTTGATTATTCCTTATTAAACCGGagagggacatagcccagtggtaaagcgttcggttGTTGCGTGATTggtctagaattgatccccgtcggtggacccattgggctatttcttgttccagccagtccaaAACTGGTgctacaaaggccgtggtatgtactatcctgtctgttgaatggtgcatataaaagattggtaaccagtcaattcgtaccatagtcatttcgtaccatagtcatttcgtacccaagtcatttcataccctggtcatttcgtaccatagttattGTGTtaattcgtaccatagtcatttcataccatggTTATTTCATACCATGTCtgtttggtcattttgtacctGTCATTTATTGTGCAGCTTAATTGACTGATAGTAAAATGTTgaattactgatttaaaaaataaacattaggctAATGCAGCTATATTGAATCCCCACCcttaagaaagaaacaaacaaacaaataacaagaaaaagatgatatattacttttatcttCAAACGTTTCCGTccatcattatattaattaccaaCTAGCACTTTGTGTTAGAATAACATATACAGATCTTCTAAGACAAGCTGATCTCAGAAAAACCTTAATTACCCACAAAGAGGAAGGGTGCCAGAGTCACACAAAAGGTGCTCTTCGAAAATTGGGCACTTTATAGTGACGGGAAAATCAGCGTCGGCCACCTGTTGAAAATCTGTTCCAGATTGGTGCATGTCACTGATAACTGACACCGCAACGCTAGTGATTTCAAAAGTGTTTTAACTGTAGCTTGAGTATAGTGCTGTGTTTTGTTATGAAATGTGAAATAAAGTTATAATGATTTCAAGATcgtgtatattttgttatacttAATCATAGACTAGACCAcacagtgatattctacatcGATACTGAGATGACTGTTGATTATAACGATTGTTTATCCAACAGCAATACGGCAAGCATAGGCAGAGAATCTGTCAACAGTGGGCTAAGGACGTAAGCCTATATaagatggggtgggggtaggggggaGTCTCGTATCATATGAGATGATCATCAGTGGCATAATACATATGTTCATTTAAACCTTTGCTCACTTTACAAGGTATATTTACACGTCAACGTTTAttcatcaacaataaaaataagaagtggcataccatgacaaaaataagatacAGAGTACGAAaccactatggtacgaaatggctaTTGTACAAAATGactgtggtacgaaatgaccaaaacactatggtacaaaatgactgtggtacgaaatgaccaaaacactatggtacgaaatggctatggtacgaaatgactgtggtacgaaatgaccaaaacactatggtacgaaatgactatggtacgaaatggccATAAACTACGGTACAAAtggatggtacgaaatgactagtaaccaaaagattcctttctgctaatcgaaaagagtagcccatgaagtggcgacagcaggtttcctttctcaatatctgtttggtccttaatcatatgcctgacgccatataaccttaaataaaatgtgttgagtgcgtcgttaaataaaacatttccttccttccttattaaaCAATGTATGGAAGATCTGTGGGGATAtcagtatatttgtatattgtttCTGTCTGAAACAGTGCATACAATTTTAACATCAGCAGCaatcagtggtggatccagaaaatccatttagtggGGGCCCCTGTGACATGaagtggaatgccaagggaactttaggggaggtttggagggggatcgtaaaaaaattaaaattaatatataataaaattataactatcgcaaaatttaggagggggggggggcgggtccCTGGGTCCCCatagatccgcctctggcaATCCATTAATGTTGTTAGCTGAAGCAGTTAATTGTTAAGACAAAGTGACATTAAACATATATGAAGCTGTACAAAACGACGATTCATCCCTTGTATGCTATTCgacatgtttaatattttacgATGACTCATCCTTTATAAGATATTTACACgcacaaactgaaataaatctTTGTACAGCATCAAATATGGTTCAGAAATAAAATCGAACAGAAGTGGCCTTGTTACATCCCTATGTATTCTAAGTGATAACATATGGATAGTGCTGAAACAAATTCTCATGGGGGTCATATTgcaccagccccccccccccccatcccccacttAGGCAGTGTACTACATCCTACTGCATTCAACAAAGATTTTTCCTTCTTCATGTGTAGTGCCAATATTACAGTTAGCATATGGTCAGCTCACTCCTCATGAAACCCTACATTCTCCCATGAAACGGGcagattatgctttaggtaagggggggggggggggtccgaaacaatatgtaaatgtttataatttgaaattataaattttatgtgGACATCAGTTTAGATCTACTGGTGGGGTCGATTTGTTTTTAGCCGGGGGGAGGGTTTCCGTGCAACtgggaacccccccccccataatccgcccctgtgaAATAATAtggaatgatttattttatgggGGATTAGAAAACAAATTGCCAAACCTTTTTGATGATTTCTAAAACAGACCACAATTATTATGTAGAAACACACtaggaacaaaacaaacttaaagtTTAAATAGAATTTTATGATGTTTCTGAAAAAGAAGACCAAACACTTTATTTCTGTGGTTAGTTTTATTGTGTTCTTCATCTATGTGGTGTAAATACAGTATAATGTGCAGTTACTCTACATAGACTGGTTCTGTACACTTCACAGCCATGTTGATGAGCTtgaatacagaaataaaaataacaaatgtatttttttctgtttcactGTACTAgccaaactacatgtacatgggatatttcaacattttacaTACTAACTACCAGttcacatgcacgcacacatacagagGAATATTCACATggtgtattaaataatatattagatgtacagtagaatctcgttggctcgacctcaGAAGGGTCGATCACACCGCAATGCTCAAACCAAAAATGAAGTCCCAAGTTTTTTTCccggtaaacccttatattaactgatgatgggttgaacacgtccagggtcgactataagccttcgctcttaactaaattatcggtcccTCTAGGAACGAGCTATAGATGAATCGGAGAATCACAACAATAGCCATGCAAACCTTTCTTTACCAtacctgtcatgttgtgtgttaAGCGGCTATCCataatgatctttcaagtac comes from the Gigantopelta aegis isolate Gae_Host chromosome 14, Gae_host_genome, whole genome shotgun sequence genome and includes:
- the LOC121388886 gene encoding guanine nucleotide exchange factor MSS4-like, with amino-acid sequence MADSENQQQKEDVAASDDHRILENGKNKTNIYCQHCPSLVLSINQAKKVETEFVLPHMFKKRVESEPDEGETLRDYWMVEDMFTFDNVGFTNSVGTIKYLICADCEIGPIGWHDSTNKKRFYIALDRVKHQ